A portion of the Saimiri boliviensis isolate mSaiBol1 chromosome 1, mSaiBol1.pri, whole genome shotgun sequence genome contains these proteins:
- the ELL2 gene encoding RNA polymerase II elongation factor ELL2 isoform X2 encodes MGSGASQLNCLGFIQDKITVCATNDSYQMTRERMTQAEEESRNRSTKVIKPGGPYVGKRVQIRKAPQAVSDTVPERKRSTPMNPANTIRKTHSSSSVSQRPYRDRVIHLLALKAYKKPELLARLQKDGVNQKDKNSLGAILQQVANLNPKDLSYTLKDYVFKELQRDWPGYSEIDRRSLESVLSRKLNPSQNAAGTSHSESPVCSSRDAVSSPQKRLLDSEFIDPLMNKKARISHLTNRVPPTLNGHLNPTGEKSAAGLPLPPAAAAIPTPPPLPSTHLPVSHPPQIVNSNSNSPSTPEGRGTQDLPVDSFSQNDSIYEDQQDKYTSRTSLETLPPGSVLLKCPKPMEENHSMSHKKSKKKSKKHKEKDQIKKHDIETIEEKEEDLKREEEIDKLDNSSPNSSGGVKEDCTASMESSAIELPDYLIKYIAIVSYEQRQNYKDDFNAEYDEYRALHARMETVARRFIKLDAQRKRLSPGSKEYQNVHEEVLQEYQKIKQSSPNYHEEKYRCEYLHNKLAHIKRLIGEFDQQQAESWH; translated from the exons CTCTGGAGCCTCCCAGCTCAATTGCCTGGGATTTATACAAGATAAAATTACAGTGTGTGCAACAAACGACTCGTATCAGATGACACGAGAAAGAATGACCCAGGCAGAGGAGGAATCCCGCAACCGAAGCACAAAAGTTATCAAACCTGGTGGACCATATGTAG GGAAAAGAGTGCAAATTCGGAAAGCACCTCAAGCTGTTTCAGATACAGTTCCTGAGAGGAAAAGGTCAACCCCCATGAACCCTGCAAATACAATTCGAAAGACACACAGCAGCAGCAGTGTCTCTCAGAGGCCATATAGGGACAGGGTGATTCACTTACTGGCCCTGAAGGCCTACAAGAAACCGGAGCTACTTGCTAGACTCCAGAAAGATGGTGTCAATCAAAAAGACAAGAACTCCCTGGGAGCAATTCTGCAACAG GTAGCCAATCTGAATCCCAAGGACCTCTCATATACCTTAAaggattatgtttttaaagagcTTCAAAGAGACTGGCCTGGATACAGTGAAATAGACAGACGGTCATTGGAGTCAGTGCTGTCTAg AAAACTAAATCCATCTCAGAATGCTGCAGGCACCAGCCATTCAGAATCTCCTGTATGTTCTAGTCGAGATGCTGTATCTTCTCCTCAG AAACGGCTTTTGGATTCAGAGTTTATTGATCCTTTAATGAATAAAAAAGCCCGAATATCTCACTTGACGAACAGAGTACCACCAACACTAAATGGTCATTTGAATCCCACCGGTGAAAAATCTGCTGCAGGCCTCCCGCTGCCCCCTGCAGCTGCTGccatccccacccctccaccGCTGCCTTCAACCCATCTGCCCGTCTCACATCCTCCTCAGATTGTAAATTCTAACTCCAATTCCCCTAGCACTCCAGAAGGCCGGGGAACTCAAGACCTACCTGTTGACAGTTTTAGTCAAAACGATAGTATCTATGAGGACCAGCAAGACAAATATACCTCTAGGACTTCTCTGGAAACCTTACCCCCTGGTTCAGTTCTACTAAAGTGTCCAAAGCCTATGGAAGAAAACCACTCAATGTCtcacaaaaaatccaaaaagaagtCTAAAAAACATAAGGAAAAGGACCAAATAAAAAAGCACGACATTGAGACTattgaggaaaaggaggaagaccttaagagagaagaggaaattgaCAAGCTAGATAACTCCAGTCCAAATTCCAGTGGAG GAGTTAAAGAGGATTGCACTGCCTCCATGGAATCTTCAGCAATTGAACTCCCAGATTATTTGAT AAAATATATCGCTATCGTCTCCTATGAGCAACGCCAGAATTATAAAGATGACTTCAATGCAGAGTATGATGAGTACAGAGCTTTGCATGCCAGAATGGAGACTGTAGCTAGAAGATTTATCAAACTAGATGCACAACGAAAGCGCCTTTCTCCAGGCTCAAAAGAGTATCAG aaTGTTCATGAAGAAGTCTTACAAGAATATCAGAAGATAAAGCAG TCTAGTCCCAATTaccatgaagaaaaatacagGTGTGAATATCTTCATAACAAGCTGGCTCACATCAAAAGGCTAATAGGTGAATTTGACCAACAGCAAGCAGAGTCATGGCACTAG
- the ELL2 gene encoding RNA polymerase II elongation factor ELL2 isoform X1 → MAAGGAAGLREEQRYGLSCGRLGQDNITVLHVKLTETAIRALETYQSHKNLIPFRPSIQFQGLHGLVKIPKNDPLNEVHNFNFYLSNVGKDNPQGSFDCIQQTFSSSGASQLNCLGFIQDKITVCATNDSYQMTRERMTQAEEESRNRSTKVIKPGGPYVGKRVQIRKAPQAVSDTVPERKRSTPMNPANTIRKTHSSSSVSQRPYRDRVIHLLALKAYKKPELLARLQKDGVNQKDKNSLGAILQQVANLNPKDLSYTLKDYVFKELQRDWPGYSEIDRRSLESVLSRKLNPSQNAAGTSHSESPVCSSRDAVSSPQKRLLDSEFIDPLMNKKARISHLTNRVPPTLNGHLNPTGEKSAAGLPLPPAAAAIPTPPPLPSTHLPVSHPPQIVNSNSNSPSTPEGRGTQDLPVDSFSQNDSIYEDQQDKYTSRTSLETLPPGSVLLKCPKPMEENHSMSHKKSKKKSKKHKEKDQIKKHDIETIEEKEEDLKREEEIDKLDNSSPNSSGGVKEDCTASMESSAIELPDYLIKYIAIVSYEQRQNYKDDFNAEYDEYRALHARMETVARRFIKLDAQRKRLSPGSKEYQNVHEEVLQEYQKIKQSSPNYHEEKYRCEYLHNKLAHIKRLIGEFDQQQAESWH, encoded by the exons CTTGTCAAAATTCCCAAAAATGATCCCCTCAATGAAGTTCAtaactttaacttttatttgtcaAATGTGGGCAAAGACAACCCTCAGGGCAGCTTTGACTGCATCCAGCAAACATTCTCCAG CTCTGGAGCCTCCCAGCTCAATTGCCTGGGATTTATACAAGATAAAATTACAGTGTGTGCAACAAACGACTCGTATCAGATGACACGAGAAAGAATGACCCAGGCAGAGGAGGAATCCCGCAACCGAAGCACAAAAGTTATCAAACCTGGTGGACCATATGTAG GGAAAAGAGTGCAAATTCGGAAAGCACCTCAAGCTGTTTCAGATACAGTTCCTGAGAGGAAAAGGTCAACCCCCATGAACCCTGCAAATACAATTCGAAAGACACACAGCAGCAGCAGTGTCTCTCAGAGGCCATATAGGGACAGGGTGATTCACTTACTGGCCCTGAAGGCCTACAAGAAACCGGAGCTACTTGCTAGACTCCAGAAAGATGGTGTCAATCAAAAAGACAAGAACTCCCTGGGAGCAATTCTGCAACAG GTAGCCAATCTGAATCCCAAGGACCTCTCATATACCTTAAaggattatgtttttaaagagcTTCAAAGAGACTGGCCTGGATACAGTGAAATAGACAGACGGTCATTGGAGTCAGTGCTGTCTAg AAAACTAAATCCATCTCAGAATGCTGCAGGCACCAGCCATTCAGAATCTCCTGTATGTTCTAGTCGAGATGCTGTATCTTCTCCTCAG AAACGGCTTTTGGATTCAGAGTTTATTGATCCTTTAATGAATAAAAAAGCCCGAATATCTCACTTGACGAACAGAGTACCACCAACACTAAATGGTCATTTGAATCCCACCGGTGAAAAATCTGCTGCAGGCCTCCCGCTGCCCCCTGCAGCTGCTGccatccccacccctccaccGCTGCCTTCAACCCATCTGCCCGTCTCACATCCTCCTCAGATTGTAAATTCTAACTCCAATTCCCCTAGCACTCCAGAAGGCCGGGGAACTCAAGACCTACCTGTTGACAGTTTTAGTCAAAACGATAGTATCTATGAGGACCAGCAAGACAAATATACCTCTAGGACTTCTCTGGAAACCTTACCCCCTGGTTCAGTTCTACTAAAGTGTCCAAAGCCTATGGAAGAAAACCACTCAATGTCtcacaaaaaatccaaaaagaagtCTAAAAAACATAAGGAAAAGGACCAAATAAAAAAGCACGACATTGAGACTattgaggaaaaggaggaagaccttaagagagaagaggaaattgaCAAGCTAGATAACTCCAGTCCAAATTCCAGTGGAG GAGTTAAAGAGGATTGCACTGCCTCCATGGAATCTTCAGCAATTGAACTCCCAGATTATTTGAT AAAATATATCGCTATCGTCTCCTATGAGCAACGCCAGAATTATAAAGATGACTTCAATGCAGAGTATGATGAGTACAGAGCTTTGCATGCCAGAATGGAGACTGTAGCTAGAAGATTTATCAAACTAGATGCACAACGAAAGCGCCTTTCTCCAGGCTCAAAAGAGTATCAG aaTGTTCATGAAGAAGTCTTACAAGAATATCAGAAGATAAAGCAG TCTAGTCCCAATTaccatgaagaaaaatacagGTGTGAATATCTTCATAACAAGCTGGCTCACATCAAAAGGCTAATAGGTGAATTTGACCAACAGCAAGCAGAGTCATGGCACTAG